CTTTAAATTCATATTCTCGTCTACCCTTATCAGCATAACTCTTCTGTGTAGATCGAGCTTGTTCAAGTCTTTCTCGAGCAACTGCTACCTTATCTGTAGTGACTTGGACTAGATCGGGACCCCCTGAAAgcttttctcctacttcattccaACAAATAGGTGTTCTGCACTTGCGCCCATAGAGTGCCTCAAAAGGAGCCATACCAATGCTGCTCTGccaactgttattataagcaaattcAACCAAAGACAAATAGTCATCCCAATTTCCATACCATTCTAATGCACTTGCTCGCAACATGTCCTCCAAGGTCTGAATTGTCCTCTCTGACTGCCCATCCGACTGTGGATGAAAAGCTGTGCTATAGTTCAACTTGGTGCCCCATGCCTTTTCAAATTCtttccaaaatcttgaagtaaattTGGGATCTCGGTTGGAAACGATCGAAACTGGAATCCCGTGTAGTCTAACAATCTCATTCCTGTATAATAGCGTTAAGCTCTCCAAGTTCATGTTCTCACGGATTGCCAAAAAGTGAGCATATTTAGTGAGTCTATCTACAatcacccatatcgcatcatgttTCTTAAAAGTCTTAGAAAGTCCTATGATAAAATCTATGCAAATATTCTCCCTCTTCCAAGTAGGTAACTCCAATGGTTGTAATAAATCACTTGGCCTCTGGTGCTCAATCTTCACCTGTTGATAAGTCAAACACTTCAAACAAAATCGGCAATATCTCGTTTCATGCCACTCCACCAAAAGTGTTCCTTTAAATCTCGATACATATTTGTCTCACCTGGATGAATAGAAAACGGTGATCTATGAGCCTCTTCCATCAATTCCTCCCTGAGTTCCTTGTTAGCAGGCACACATAGATGATTATACATCCATAGAATGCCATGATCATCAAAATGAAATCCTGGTTGCTTTTCAGGATCAATATTCTGGACAAAAGACCATAATTCTCCATCTCCATCTTGAGCTGCCTTAATCCTAATGATAAGACTAGGCTCGACATGCAAACTTGCTACCATACCAACCGTATCCCGATGATAAAACTTCAAACCAAATTTCTCAATCTCACGTTAAAGAGGAGGTTGTTGTGTCATAAACGCGGCTAAATTCTCAAAATCCTTTCTGCTTAAAGCATTTGCAACCTTATTAGCCTTTCGGGGATGATACTGAATGCTCACATCATAGTCTTTCAATAATTCAATCCATTgtctttgcctcatattaagctctttctacgtgaatatgtacttcaaactcttgtggtcagTAAATATCTCACACTTATCACCATACAAATGGtgtctccatatcttcaatgcaaaatGACGGCTGCAAGCTCTAAGTCATGTGTCGGATAATTCATCTCGTGAGGCTTTAAGTATCTTGAAGCGTAGGCAATCACATTTCCATGTTGCATCAAGACATAGCCAAGTCCCTTCTttgaagcatcgctataaatcaCATAGCTTCCCAATCCTGATGGTAGTGTCAATACTGGTGATGTCACAagtctcttcttcaattcttgaaaactagtCTCACACTCATCGGTCCATATGAACTTGTTGCTTTTTCGAGTCAACTGTGTCAATGGCATCGCAATTGTCGAAAAGCCTTCTACAAATCGGTGATAGTAGCCCGCGAGTCCCAAGAACTCCTCACTTCTGTCGCAGTGCTAGGTCTTGGCCAATTGGTAATAGCCTCAACCTTGGCTGGATCCACCTTGATTCTATCTGCTGATACAATATGTCCCAAAAATGCAACTTGATCAAGACAAAATTCACACTTCTTGTATTTGCATACAATTTATTATTCCCTAGTATTTCCAACACAACTCGAAGATGCTCCTCATGAACCTCCACTGACTTTGAATACACcaatatatcatcaataaacatAATCAGAAACTTGTCCAGAAAATCCTGAATACCCTGTCATTAGGTCCATGAAAACTGCAGGTGCATTTTTCAATCCAAAAGACATAACAAGAAACTCGTCGTGTCTGTAACGAGTCCTGAATGCTATCTTCGGAATATCACTTGTCTTCACTCTTAGTTGATGGTAACCTGACCGtagatcaatctttgaaaagtattTTGCTCCTTGAagctgatcaaataagtcatcgatctCGGTAATGGATATCTATTCTTCACCGTGATTCAggttcaactctcgataatcaaTATAGAGTCTCAtcgaaccatccttcttattcaCAAATAGAACTGGTGCCTCCCCAAGGCGAAAAACTGGGTCTAATAAAACCCTTATCAAGTAACTCCTCCAGCTGTTCTTTCAGCTCTTGTACCTCTAACGGagccattctataaggtgccttgGAAATAGGTTGTGCATCTGGTAACAAATCGATAGAAAATTCTATCTCTCTTTCCGGCGGAAGACCCTCCAAATCTTCGGGAAATACATCTGAAAACTCACGAACAACAAGAACATCTTCTAATTCTGGCTGCACCTTGGACATGTCAATCACATACGCTAAAAATCCTTCACATCCATGAGCAATCATCTTCTTAGCCTTGATGGCCGAAATGAATTTTCCACAATCACTAGGCGTTAGAACCCTGAAACACGAACTCAGGCGACTTGGAGTCCCCAAAATTATTCTTTTTCCTGGACAATCAATGTAGCTTTGTGTCGCTCCAGTCAATCCATCCCCAGTATGATATCAACGTCCCTCATCTGAATAGGTAAGAGATCAACAAATAGTTCTCTATCGTCTACTCTAACTACACAATCAAGATATTGAGAATTCACAAGTATAGTTACACCTATAGGAGTGCCAACAAAAAATCCGATATAAGTGCAGTGGATGCAATGTCTAAGTGTTTAACATAAGATGTAGAGATAAATGAATGTGTAGCTCCAGTATCAAATAAGACTATAGCATTTCCATTACCGACAAAAAGTGATCCTGAAATGGTACTTGGAGTACTTGCAGCATCTTTTGCAGTGATGGAAACACACGACCGAAGTCTTTGGTTGTTTTTCTCTCCCTGATCTCTACGATCCCAAGGATTCTTTGGTGGCATCTGACAGTCTTGAATAGTGTGACCCTTCTTTCCATAATTGAAGCATGCTCTAGTAGCCCAATAGCAAGTGCTTCCTCCATGCATCTTTCCACAATGCTCACACTTAGATACTTCCTTATTTCCAGTTTGGTTGAAAGACCTCTTTTGCTCATTTCCTTGATTTCCATTCTTTTGCTGAAATTCCGAGTATTATACCTCTGATCATTTGGTTTGAATCCACCTGAAGACCCACCATTTTTCTGAAATCCATGTCGACGATCGGAAAATTcctcttccctttttcttttcttgaGAAAGTTAACCTGATGAAGCTCTTGATCTCTGACACTATCAACCAAGGTATCCATGGATGTGTAGCGGTTAGAGATGATATGGTTGCCGATGGAATTCTTTAATGCCCACATAAACTTCATGATTTTATCCGCTTCTGACCCAGCCACATATCTCGCATAACCAGCTAACCTCTGAAATCTGACTTGAAAGTCTGCCACCGACTcatcatctctcagaataatacTCTGATACTCCCTTACATATTCCTCACGTATGCTGGTGGAAAGTACCTCTGGCCAAACTGAGTTTTGAATATATGCCAACTAAGAGTATTTTCATAGCCAGGTGCATGAGGCTACCATAGACTTCCACCAAGTATTAGCATCCCCCTCAAGATGATATGTAGAAAATTGAGCCTTTTTCACCTCTGAATACTCCAAGACAATGAAATTTTTCTCCATGTGATATATCCAAGCTTCAGCATCCATGGGAGTCTTGGCCTCCTTAAAACAATTGGGTCTTTGCTTCATAAACCGATCAAACATAGTTTGACCATCTCGATCTTGCCCGTTAGCAGTGGGATTCTTCCCACGTTGAACTTCCCGCAACATctccataaaagtactcctatccATAACAATCTACTGATTATCATTCCCCCC
Above is a genomic segment from Apium graveolens cultivar Ventura unplaced genomic scaffold, ASM990537v1 ctg6658, whole genome shotgun sequence containing:
- the LOC141703459 gene encoding uncharacterized protein LOC141703459, with the translated sequence MVASLHVEPSLIIRIKAAQDGDGELWSFVQNIDPEKQPGFHFDDHGILWMYNHLCVPANKELREELMEEAHRSPFSIHPDRLTKYAHFLAIRENMNLESLTLLYRNEIVRLHGIPVSIVSNRDPKFTSRFWKEFEKAWGTKLNYSTAFHPQSDGQSERTIQTLEDMLRASALEWYGNWDDYLSLVEFAYNNSWQSSIGMAPFEALYGRKCRTPICWNEVGEKLSGGPDLVQVTTDKVAVARERLEQARSTQKSYADKGRREYEFKAGDKVGVVAYRVALPPQLSRVHNVFHASILRKYVYHPNHVVQYPLDAFREDLSCEEEAEAILAREERVLRKNTIPFVKVLWENHDVREATWETEDSVRARYPYLFESDETHGVFAVFGAVHFVLLGDNGRRTICTVL